A region of Moorena producens PAL-8-15-08-1 DNA encodes the following proteins:
- a CDS encoding glycosyltransferase: MITLKTIALIEENWKGHRPTYLKVFTKMLLELGHQVIAFCPKPLELTEWIAFNCPNYQEQFQVFLFQTPEPSSFRINGIRTALNAVKRWYYAKASIQYASSKIGKVPDLVFFPWLDSCLAPYLLHHIVDNIFPYPWSGLYVQPRHLRLKQKFWSINRGPLKPHGALKSSNCPAVAVLDEGIANQLQSKINGKTVITFPDFTDESAPDLNWSIVKQIKAKAKGKKIIGLLGIQSQRKGVLTLLEVAQQMVKQDYVFVFAGQLSKQSYTYQEQARLQTLLDRKLPNCFFYFQRIPDEAKFNALVSTCHILFAAYHDFPHSSNILTKAAVFEKPVIVSSKFCMAERVRQFKLGLTINEGDVLQCIYTIGRLCSQLDNYNQQVQPDFDGYRRLHSTDQLPEKLQSILTSI, encoded by the coding sequence GTGATTACCTTGAAAACCATTGCTCTCATTGAGGAAAATTGGAAGGGACATCGTCCAACATACCTCAAGGTTTTCACCAAAATGTTGCTTGAGCTTGGTCATCAAGTAATAGCCTTCTGCCCAAAACCATTAGAATTAACTGAATGGATTGCCTTTAACTGCCCTAACTATCAAGAGCAATTCCAGGTTTTTCTATTTCAAACACCAGAGCCTAGCTCATTTAGGATCAATGGAATTCGCACAGCCCTGAATGCAGTAAAACGTTGGTACTACGCCAAAGCTAGCATTCAGTATGCTTCATCAAAAATTGGTAAAGTACCCGATCTAGTATTTTTTCCCTGGCTTGATAGTTGTTTAGCGCCCTACCTGCTACACCATATAGTAGACAATATTTTCCCTTACCCTTGGTCTGGTCTCTATGTTCAACCTCGTCATTTGAGGCTTAAACAAAAGTTTTGGTCTATCAATAGAGGTCCTCTCAAACCTCATGGTGCGTTAAAATCCTCTAATTGCCCAGCTGTTGCTGTTCTTGACGAAGGGATTGCTAACCAATTACAAAGCAAAATCAACGGCAAAACTGTCATTACGTTTCCCGATTTTACTGACGAGTCAGCTCCAGACTTGAATTGGTCAATCGTGAAACAAATTAAAGCCAAAGCGAAAGGCAAAAAAATCATTGGATTACTAGGAATACAATCCCAGCGTAAAGGAGTGTTGACACTTTTAGAAGTTGCTCAGCAGATGGTGAAACAAGACTATGTTTTTGTCTTCGCCGGTCAGTTATCCAAGCAGAGCTACACTTACCAGGAGCAAGCAAGACTCCAGACTCTTCTTGACCGAAAGTTACCTAACTGCTTTTTTTATTTTCAGCGTATTCCTGATGAAGCAAAATTCAACGCTTTAGTTAGTACTTGTCATATCTTATTTGCTGCCTATCATGACTTCCCCCACAGTAGCAATATCCTAACTAAAGCAGCAGTCTTTGAAAAACCTGTGATTGTGAGCAGCAAGTTTTGTATGGCAGAGAGAGTGCGCCAATTTAAATTGGGTTTGACTATCAATGAAGGGGATGTGCTGCAATGTATTTATACTATAGGTCGCCTTTGTAGTCAACTGGATAACTATAACCAACAAGTGCAACCGGATTTTGATGGTTATAGACGTCTTCATTCTACTGATCAGCTCCCAGAGAAACTTCAGAGTATTTTAACTAGTATTTAG
- a CDS encoding KdsC family phosphatase has protein sequence MNNIPETELQARLSQVKLLALDVDGVMTDGGLYYTESGEELRKFNVKDGMGIKLLQQTEIEVAVITNSSSTATRHRVQKLGIKYSFFAIEDKLAVVKELCEQLSLSLAQVAYVGDDIIDLAVLKAVGCPLTVADGIPENQDSAVYVTRLAGGQGAVREICDLLLKAQV, from the coding sequence ATGAATAACATCCCTGAGACCGAATTACAAGCACGTTTATCCCAGGTCAAACTGCTAGCTCTAGATGTAGATGGAGTCATGACCGATGGCGGACTTTACTACACAGAAAGCGGTGAAGAACTCAGAAAGTTTAATGTCAAAGATGGCATGGGAATAAAGCTACTCCAACAGACTGAAATTGAGGTAGCTGTTATTACCAATAGCAGTTCTACGGCAACCCGACATCGAGTCCAAAAGCTAGGAATCAAGTACAGTTTTTTTGCCATTGAAGATAAGTTAGCTGTGGTCAAAGAACTCTGTGAACAGTTGAGTTTATCTCTTGCCCAAGTCGCCTATGTTGGTGATGATATAATTGATTTAGCAGTTCTGAAAGCTGTAGGATGTCCCTTAACTGTTGCTGATGGGATACCAGAAAACCAAGACAGTGCTGTGTATGTTACCAGATTAGCAGGTGGCCAAGGAGCGGTTCGAGAAATATGTGACCTGTTGCTCAAAGCACAGGTTTGA
- the kdsA gene encoding 3-deoxy-8-phosphooctulonate synthase, producing the protein MTRAQITDTLSIGDRCPLTLIGGPCVIESEDFTLKMAEEIHKVCDRLNIPFIFKSSFDKANRTSINSFRGQTLDTGLDILQKVKQKVGVPVLTDIHESHQAATVAEVVDVLQIPAFLCRQTDLLIAAAATGRAINVKKGQFLAPWDMKHVVTKLEAGGAKNILLTERGTSFGYNTLVVDFRSLPQMRELGYPVVFDATHSVQMPGGKGDKSGGQRHFVPYLARAAAAVGIDALFMEIHENPDIALSDGPNMVPLAELENVLKVILNVRAALEATIG; encoded by the coding sequence ATGACTCGCGCTCAAATCACAGATACCCTCTCGATTGGCGATCGCTGCCCACTCACCCTGATTGGTGGTCCGTGTGTGATTGAATCGGAAGACTTTACCTTAAAAATGGCAGAGGAGATCCATAAAGTATGCGATCGCTTAAATATTCCTTTCATCTTCAAGTCTTCCTTTGACAAAGCCAATCGAACTTCCATCAACTCCTTTCGGGGACAAACCCTAGACACAGGTCTAGACATTCTCCAGAAAGTTAAACAGAAGGTGGGTGTGCCAGTGCTTACCGATATCCACGAAAGTCACCAAGCTGCAACGGTTGCTGAAGTAGTCGATGTCTTGCAAATCCCAGCGTTTCTGTGCCGCCAAACTGACTTGCTAATCGCTGCGGCTGCTACAGGTAGGGCAATTAATGTCAAAAAAGGTCAGTTTCTTGCCCCTTGGGATATGAAGCATGTGGTCACCAAACTGGAAGCTGGGGGAGCCAAGAATATTTTACTAACAGAGCGGGGTACTAGTTTTGGTTACAATACCCTAGTGGTAGACTTTCGCTCCCTCCCTCAGATGCGCGAGTTAGGTTATCCTGTAGTTTTTGATGCCACTCATAGCGTCCAGATGCCAGGAGGAAAGGGAGATAAATCTGGTGGACAGCGGCACTTTGTTCCCTATTTGGCCAGAGCTGCGGCTGCCGTTGGCATTGATGCTCTGTTCATGGAAATTCATGAAAATCCTGACATCGCCCTTAGCGATGGTCCGAATATGGTACCATTGGCGGAACTGGAAAATGTCCTCAAGGTAATTCTGAATGTTCGTGCAGCTTTGGAGGCTACAATTGGGTAA
- a CDS encoding hemolytic protein HlpA-like protein — MKTPVAFIIFKRPDTTERVFEVIREAKPPKLLVIADGPCADRPGEAEKCAAARAIIERVDWDCEVLENYSDVNLGCCQRVSSGIDWVFNTVEEAIILEDDCLPHPDFFPFCENLLERYRDDERVMMVSGTNFLGKWKSDRQSYHFSYYGGIWGWASWRRAWNYYDITMSLWSNPDIKNRIRDVLANNEHYQARKKSFDSTLNGKYDAWDYRWSFARLAQSGLSIVPAVNLISNIGFGEGATHTVSATSQLAQLKTISLDFPINYNQFTAVDRDYDHNYFQNFIKRSKLTKLLSSFRFA; from the coding sequence ATGAAAACTCCAGTTGCCTTCATAATCTTCAAACGACCAGATACTACTGAGAGAGTATTTGAAGTAATTCGCGAAGCCAAACCTCCCAAACTGTTAGTCATTGCTGATGGACCTTGTGCTGATCGACCAGGTGAAGCAGAAAAGTGTGCTGCAGCTCGTGCAATTATTGAGCGCGTCGATTGGGATTGTGAGGTTTTGGAAAACTACTCTGATGTAAATCTGGGTTGCTGTCAGCGAGTGTCCAGTGGAATAGACTGGGTTTTTAACACCGTTGAAGAAGCAATTATTCTTGAAGATGATTGTCTCCCCCATCCCGATTTTTTCCCATTTTGTGAAAATCTGTTAGAGCGATATCGAGACGATGAGCGAGTCATGATGGTTAGTGGGACTAACTTTCTAGGTAAATGGAAGTCTGATCGTCAGAGTTATCATTTCTCCTATTATGGTGGAATTTGGGGTTGGGCTTCTTGGCGAAGGGCATGGAATTATTATGATATCACTATGAGTCTTTGGTCAAATCCTGATATCAAAAATCGGATCAGGGATGTGTTGGCAAATAACGAGCATTACCAAGCCCGTAAAAAATCCTTTGATTCTACACTAAACGGTAAGTATGATGCTTGGGATTACCGATGGAGTTTTGCCAGACTTGCACAGTCGGGATTATCAATTGTTCCTGCTGTTAACCTGATTTCAAATATTGGTTTTGGGGAAGGGGCCACCCATACCGTATCAGCAACTAGTCAACTAGCACAACTGAAAACCATAAGTCTTGATTTTCCGATAAATTATAACCAATTTACAGCTGTCGATAGAGATTATGACCACAATTATTTTCAAAATTTTATTAAACGCTCTAAATTAACTAAATTATTAAGCAGTTTCAGATTTGCTTAA
- a CDS encoding polysaccharide pyruvyl transferase family protein, giving the protein MKVISLLDPSICSSNLGDQIIIDSVDNIIDTTFDEPLLIRIQTQDQISSNSYKYMRMSDLKIIGGTNLLSSKMNSYKQWKVNLWDSLFINDIILLGVGWWKYQKKPNFYTRVLYKVLLSNTYLHSVRDSYTEQKLKSIGIPNVVNTSCPTLWTLTEEHCSNIPRKKSDSVLVTFTEYHQNEKFDFNLVKVLSQNYQKIYFWTQQPKDYHYMQSFCGKSAIYLKPSLKALDQCLSSCDVDYIGTRLHAGIRALQHSRRALILAIDNRATEIAKDTNLPVIKRDDIDSIKNWIDSSYETKINLPIENINRWKNQF; this is encoded by the coding sequence ATGAAAGTCATTTCCCTTCTAGATCCATCGATTTGCAGCTCTAACCTAGGCGATCAGATTATTATTGACTCTGTCGATAACATTATAGATACAACCTTTGATGAACCCCTATTAATTCGGATTCAAACTCAAGATCAAATTTCCAGTAATTCCTATAAATACATGAGGATGAGTGACCTCAAAATTATTGGGGGCACAAATCTTTTATCATCGAAGATGAATTCCTATAAGCAATGGAAAGTTAATCTGTGGGATTCCCTATTTATTAATGACATCATTTTGTTGGGTGTGGGCTGGTGGAAATATCAAAAAAAGCCTAATTTTTACACCAGAGTTTTGTATAAAGTGCTGCTCAGTAATACCTATCTCCACTCGGTTAGAGATAGCTATACCGAGCAAAAATTAAAATCCATCGGCATCCCTAACGTAGTTAATACATCTTGCCCGACATTATGGACTCTGACAGAGGAACACTGTTCCAATATACCACGAAAAAAGTCAGACTCCGTTTTAGTTACCTTCACTGAGTATCATCAAAATGAAAAGTTTGATTTTAACCTAGTCAAGGTATTGTCACAAAACTATCAAAAAATTTATTTCTGGACTCAGCAGCCCAAGGATTATCACTATATGCAATCCTTTTGTGGCAAGAGTGCTATATATCTCAAACCTAGCCTAAAAGCATTAGATCAGTGTTTATCTAGCTGTGATGTAGATTATATAGGTACGCGATTACATGCTGGCATTCGAGCATTGCAACACAGTAGAAGAGCACTGATTCTTGCTATTGATAACAGAGCTACTGAAATTGCTAAAGATACTAACCTTCCAGTTATTAAACGAGATGATATAGACTCGATTAAAAATTGGATAGATTCCTCCTATGAAACAAAAATAAACTTACCAATAGAAAATATCAATAGATGGAAAAATCAATTTTAA
- a CDS encoding acyltransferase: MEDSAIHIGDRSIIRSSAMLISAQGKIKIGSDCSVNPFCFLYGAGDLVIGNWVRIATHTVIVTSNYTFDDLDMPIDLQPSTKKGVIIEDDVWIGAGVRILDGCRIGKGSVIGAGTVLTKSVEPYSVVVGVPGKVIRKRGEYKDSKQE; this comes from the coding sequence TTGGAAGATTCTGCTATTCATATTGGCGATCGCTCAATTATCCGAAGTTCAGCAATGCTCATATCTGCACAGGGTAAGATAAAAATTGGTAGTGACTGTAGTGTCAACCCTTTTTGTTTTCTTTATGGTGCAGGGGATTTAGTTATAGGAAACTGGGTCAGAATCGCTACCCATACTGTAATTGTTACTTCAAACTATACCTTTGACGATCTTGATATGCCTATCGACCTTCAACCATCTACTAAGAAAGGTGTCATTATAGAAGATGATGTTTGGATAGGGGCGGGAGTAAGAATCCTTGATGGTTGCAGAATAGGTAAAGGTTCTGTAATCGGTGCTGGGACAGTTTTAACTAAGAGTGTTGAGCCTTACTCTGTAGTTGTAGGAGTACCGGGCAAGGTTATTCGTAAACGTGGTGAATATAAAGATAGTAAACAGGAGTAA
- a CDS encoding polysialyltransferase family glycosyltransferase gives MTNPKLVKRIITCQGTIQLVTALSVLSYREKQQKDLTIKYQDYLVIYHLYSPPGQIDEFAAFIKRIAELVGEWQKIVYITPEHLSDIESQLDYSSPSKIFRIVHEMVGTNRADEIYLCRNWMFGNQLLINTYKSALKLCYGDSIGFYFSVKSKALFADKPEPKFNLFSYIQKKQKALVRKLKTSLRLITYLKIRPKFDIGYFVLPEAFGESPPMKTVTLNKVWLLDTFQKLRGLVNPEYVLQFRKTIAEYPVSILLTSNFSEARRMSLDNEIAAYREFLIGEGIEPNTVLVVKPHPRDDNVKLQKLEDALSDLFDKIIILSEPDLFFLPFEVFFAEAFLPLDSRVNNQPRVFAVSTACVSLKLLFNVPSIVGFGEQITSKLFYENYAAGRLEHEQELRAAINNVEVPGIISEHHESPTYQSI, from the coding sequence ATGACTAATCCTAAGCTTGTTAAACGCATCATTACCTGTCAAGGCACCATTCAACTAGTGACTGCATTATCAGTGCTTAGTTACAGGGAAAAACAGCAAAAAGACCTTACTATTAAATACCAAGATTACCTTGTTATTTATCATCTCTATTCTCCCCCTGGGCAAATTGATGAATTTGCCGCCTTTATCAAAAGGATAGCAGAGTTAGTGGGGGAGTGGCAGAAAATTGTGTACATCACCCCTGAGCACCTCAGTGATATTGAGAGTCAATTAGACTATTCCAGCCCATCAAAAATTTTTCGGATAGTCCATGAAATGGTAGGCACTAACAGGGCTGATGAAATTTACCTGTGCCGGAATTGGATGTTTGGGAATCAGCTACTGATTAATACTTACAAATCTGCCCTGAAACTTTGTTACGGTGATAGTATTGGCTTTTACTTTTCGGTAAAATCAAAAGCATTATTTGCAGATAAGCCAGAACCTAAATTTAATTTATTTAGCTACATACAAAAAAAACAAAAAGCATTAGTTCGTAAACTAAAAACGAGTTTACGACTAATCACTTATCTAAAAATTAGACCAAAATTTGATATCGGTTATTTTGTATTACCTGAAGCGTTTGGGGAATCACCTCCCATGAAAACTGTCACCTTAAATAAAGTGTGGCTTCTCGACACGTTTCAAAAGCTCAGGGGTTTGGTAAATCCAGAATATGTTCTTCAGTTTCGCAAGACTATTGCTGAGTATCCCGTTTCAATACTACTCACTTCAAATTTCTCTGAGGCTCGTAGAATGTCTCTGGATAATGAAATCGCTGCTTACCGTGAATTCCTGATCGGTGAAGGTATAGAGCCAAACACAGTTCTGGTGGTGAAACCCCATCCTAGAGATGACAATGTTAAACTCCAGAAGTTGGAGGATGCCCTATCTGACTTGTTTGATAAAATAATAATATTATCAGAACCAGACCTGTTTTTTCTACCGTTTGAGGTATTTTTTGCCGAAGCTTTTCTACCCCTAGATTCAAGGGTCAATAATCAACCCAGGGTGTTTGCCGTCAGCACAGCTTGTGTCTCCCTAAAGCTACTGTTTAATGTTCCCAGTATTGTTGGCTTTGGGGAGCAGATTACTTCCAAGCTTTTCTATGAAAATTATGCAGCTGGTAGGTTGGAACACGAGCAGGAGTTAAGAGCAGCAATCAACAACGTTGAAGTACCTGGAATCATTAGCGAGCACCATGAAAGTCCTACATATCAATCAATCTGA
- the kdsB gene encoding 3-deoxy-manno-octulosonate cytidylyltransferase has product MNIIAVIPARYDSIRFPGKPLAMIGDRPMVQRVYEAAKRCPNFTKVVVATDSELVADCVEQFGGEVEMTRSDHATGTDRVAEVAQRYPEMRVIVNVQGDQPFVTGQMLTELVSPYLKGEFPAMTTLACPLDMATSYQDPNSVKVLCDRKNHALYFSRAPIPYFRNSGDAPVFHHLGLYAFERDFLSKYAQLSPTLLERCEGLEQLRVLEHGFAIRVCITEKAVLEINTPEDLIKAQALIYH; this is encoded by the coding sequence ATGAATATTATTGCCGTTATTCCTGCTCGCTATGATTCAATTCGTTTTCCTGGTAAACCCTTGGCAATGATTGGCGATCGCCCAATGGTGCAGAGGGTTTATGAGGCAGCTAAACGTTGTCCTAATTTCACTAAGGTGGTAGTTGCTACTGACTCTGAATTAGTTGCGGATTGTGTGGAGCAGTTTGGGGGAGAGGTGGAAATGACTCGCTCAGACCATGCTACTGGTACTGACCGGGTTGCAGAAGTAGCTCAACGTTATCCGGAAATGAGGGTAATCGTTAATGTCCAAGGAGACCAACCTTTTGTTACTGGTCAGATGCTGACCGAGCTGGTAAGTCCTTATCTCAAAGGGGAGTTTCCTGCGATGACGACTCTTGCTTGTCCTCTGGATATGGCAACAAGCTATCAAGACCCTAACTCAGTCAAGGTTTTATGCGATCGCAAAAATCACGCCCTCTACTTTTCCCGTGCTCCCATTCCTTACTTCCGGAATTCTGGAGATGCACCTGTATTCCACCATCTCGGACTCTATGCTTTTGAGCGAGATTTCCTGAGCAAATATGCTCAACTGTCACCCACACTCCTAGAGAGGTGTGAAGGCTTAGAGCAGTTGCGAGTACTTGAACATGGATTTGCCATTCGGGTGTGTATTACTGAAAAGGCAGTTTTGGAGATTAATACCCCTGAAGATTTAATTAAAGCTCAAGCCTTAATTTATCATTAA
- a CDS encoding sulfotransferase domain-containing protein: MIIYIASYPRSGNSLTQQTIQTFFERPMTVVYGGSRKPETYASGAVNFIKNWRWPKDKTISKSLWGKLHAQVNKNNLENWIALYDLNVPPYTKDCRYLLPGCLSVLTPKNRQKLAAEESPFFIKTHELPYQEYFEGEYVILAVRHPGSVLWSYFNFIKDFWQDVKTLDEVIRGEVTFGSWSEWYQSWNQAIPSLNDRLLRLRFEDVLADRPRACQQIKALISLDYNPSKQELSFEELHKKDPQHIRSGKANGWQKYYTDNQLSLLWELHSATMQQFGYEMPT, translated from the coding sequence ATGATTATCTACATTGCCTCATATCCACGCTCTGGAAACTCATTGACCCAGCAAACAATTCAAACTTTCTTTGAGCGACCAATGACTGTAGTCTACGGAGGTAGTAGGAAACCTGAGACCTATGCTAGTGGAGCCGTAAATTTTATCAAAAACTGGCGTTGGCCAAAGGACAAGACAATTTCAAAATCTTTGTGGGGTAAGTTGCATGCTCAAGTTAATAAAAACAATCTAGAAAACTGGATTGCTCTGTATGACCTGAATGTGCCCCCTTATACGAAAGATTGCCGCTACTTACTTCCTGGCTGTTTGAGCGTGCTAACGCCGAAAAATCGCCAAAAATTGGCAGCTGAGGAATCTCCCTTCTTTATCAAAACCCACGAACTACCCTACCAAGAATATTTTGAAGGGGAATACGTCATCTTAGCTGTTCGTCATCCCGGTTCTGTTCTTTGGTCTTATTTCAATTTTATCAAGGATTTCTGGCAAGACGTTAAAACTCTCGATGAAGTAATTAGAGGAGAAGTGACATTTGGCTCGTGGAGTGAATGGTATCAAAGTTGGAATCAAGCCATACCTTCTCTAAATGACAGACTTTTAAGACTCCGCTTTGAAGATGTGCTGGCGGATAGGCCCAGGGCATGTCAGCAGATAAAAGCCTTGATTAGTCTAGATTATAATCCCTCCAAGCAAGAACTTTCATTTGAGGAGCTGCATAAAAAAGACCCGCAACATATCCGCTCTGGAAAAGCTAATGGCTGGCAAAAGTACTATACCGACAACCAGCTCAGCCTTCTTTGGGAGTTACACAGTGCAACCATGCAGCAATTCGGTTATGAGATGCCTACATAG
- a CDS encoding glycosyltransferase family 4 protein — MKVLHINQSDLSGGAAIAGYRLHQGLLGQGADSRLLVWRPKTISDRVDYAARLAILDKLTAPITQQLGLYYINKLGTFTIPKHSFYKNADVLNFHVLHGGSRGYFNYLAIPSLTKRKPAVFTFHDMWSFTGHCAYSYDCDRWKRGCGKCPDLNIYPAIPKDNTHIEWKLKNWAYSHSNLTIVTPSRWLCEQAQQSMLNRFRIHHIPNGINTEVYQPLESQQCKSVLNIPTGKTVLMFAATNLAEKRKGGDLLLKALQSLPQSIKAETIVLTFGSGGETIAETVGMPALNLGYASNDHFKAIAYSAADLFLFPTRADNLPVVLQESMACGTPMVSFNIGGVPDLVRPGITGYLARPEDIQDFCNGIVQLLEDKPLRETMAQQCRAIALEDYSLELQAQRYMDLYHQVLQN; from the coding sequence ATGAAAGTCCTACATATCAATCAATCTGATCTTTCTGGGGGAGCCGCGATCGCAGGCTACCGACTCCATCAAGGTTTGCTCGGTCAAGGCGCAGACTCACGCTTGTTAGTCTGGAGACCCAAAACGATTAGTGATCGTGTAGATTATGCTGCCCGTTTAGCCATTCTAGATAAACTAACTGCCCCGATTACCCAACAACTAGGACTTTACTATATTAATAAACTGGGCACCTTTACGATTCCTAAGCACAGCTTTTATAAAAACGCCGATGTACTCAATTTTCATGTGCTTCATGGTGGCAGTCGTGGATACTTTAACTATCTAGCAATCCCTTCATTAACTAAACGTAAACCTGCTGTGTTTACCTTCCATGATATGTGGAGCTTTACTGGACATTGTGCCTATAGCTATGACTGCGATCGCTGGAAACGTGGTTGTGGAAAATGTCCCGATCTAAATATTTACCCAGCTATTCCAAAAGATAATACTCATATAGAGTGGAAGCTAAAAAACTGGGCTTATAGTCACTCAAACTTAACAATTGTTACTCCCAGTCGCTGGCTTTGTGAGCAAGCTCAGCAAAGTATGCTCAACCGCTTTAGGATTCACCATATTCCAAATGGTATTAATACTGAAGTCTATCAGCCCCTCGAATCCCAACAGTGCAAATCTGTACTCAACATTCCCACGGGCAAAACAGTTCTAATGTTTGCCGCCACAAACTTAGCCGAGAAGCGCAAGGGGGGCGATTTGCTGTTGAAAGCGTTGCAAAGTCTACCCCAGTCTATCAAGGCGGAAACTATAGTGCTAACCTTTGGCAGTGGTGGCGAAACGATTGCTGAGACTGTTGGCATGCCAGCATTGAATCTTGGTTATGCCAGCAATGATCACTTTAAAGCCATTGCCTATTCTGCTGCTGATTTGTTTCTTTTCCCCACCCGTGCCGACAATCTTCCCGTGGTGCTGCAAGAGAGTATGGCTTGTGGTACCCCCATGGTGTCTTTCAACATCGGCGGCGTTCCCGATTTGGTACGTCCTGGTATTACTGGTTACTTAGCTCGGCCAGAGGATATTCAAGATTTCTGTAATGGTATTGTGCAGTTACTGGAAGACAAACCGCTACGGGAAACCATGGCACAACAGTGTCGTGCTATTGCCTTGGAAGACTATTCACTTGAACTGCAAGCCCAGCGATATATGGACTTATATCATCAGGTGTTACAAAACTAG
- a CDS encoding glycosyltransferase: MKNQEPVRVFIGSGEASLVERKVSIYSLRKHSRRELDIYVLNGTHNAIERNDDQPYLAPMSLRVKYRNTTEFSLYRYLIPQLCNYQGKAIYIDSDTICLTDIGKLFDTPLDGCDFLAKRAYSSEAKDLWGLSVMLIDCQKCNFDLETYYDEIEQGLYSYPDLARMSPAFLAHHHYQIGELNPLWNVFDYYDKDTKLIHYTNLYTQPWKSSNHPYGDLWFQYFNEARECGLITKNDIDLSLARSYVRHDLLKGNFSGIFLKKVRYTPVISRFYESFKKLLINFINVIISPVR, translated from the coding sequence ATGAAAAATCAAGAGCCTGTGCGAGTATTTATCGGCTCTGGTGAAGCCAGTCTAGTGGAGAGGAAAGTCTCAATTTACTCTCTTCGTAAGCATAGCCGTAGGGAACTAGATATTTATGTTTTAAATGGTACCCACAATGCTATTGAACGTAATGATGATCAACCTTATCTCGCTCCCATGTCCTTACGAGTTAAATATCGGAATACAACTGAGTTTAGTCTCTACCGATATTTGATACCACAGCTGTGTAACTATCAAGGTAAAGCCATTTATATTGACTCCGATACTATCTGTTTAACTGATATTGGTAAACTCTTTGACACACCTTTGGATGGCTGTGATTTCCTGGCTAAAAGAGCTTATAGCAGTGAAGCTAAAGACCTTTGGGGCTTGAGCGTAATGCTGATCGATTGTCAAAAATGTAACTTTGATTTAGAAACCTACTACGACGAAATTGAGCAAGGTTTATATTCTTATCCTGACCTTGCCCGTATGAGTCCGGCTTTTCTGGCTCATCACCATTACCAAATCGGAGAACTAAACCCCCTTTGGAATGTCTTTGATTACTATGACAAGGATACGAAGTTAATCCACTATACAAACCTCTACACTCAACCTTGGAAGTCTAGCAATCATCCCTATGGAGATTTATGGTTTCAGTACTTTAATGAAGCTAGGGAGTGCGGTTTGATCACAAAAAATGATATTGATTTAAGCCTTGCTCGTTCTTACGTCAGGCATGATTTACTAAAGGGAAATTTCTCAGGTATTTTTTTAAAAAAAGTGAGATACACCCCAGTTATTTCTCGTTTTTACGAGAGTTTTAAAAAGCTACTGATCAATTTTATAAACGTGATTATATCACCAGTTAGGTAA